One Marinobacter panjinensis DNA segment encodes these proteins:
- a CDS encoding TRAP transporter permease codes for MTTEHSPKDPTPTVLSDEDHILAHDVDEEPVEANRRLFEGWLLKFVTLLTISYSSFHLFSLNIAPMETWSYRIVHVAGALVLGFILYAGARFATREEGGARHKWTTWFGGVALLPALYALYQTFSFSQIVAGGALRIPPELETWHFGWPLLVATAVGIVLSWFHQRERSRFSVPDLVLIVCSIAVAAYFLVAYNTNMRMSTGTSFAPVGISFAAAAGTALIMELTRRVAGLALVVIGLVFLVYVFAGPYLPGFLGYPGLSVQRFFSQVYTDAGILGPTTAVSSTYIILFIVFAAFLQASKVGDYFVNFAFATAGRSRGGPAKVSIFASGLMGMINGTSAGNVVSTGSLTIPLMKKVGYSKKSAGAVEAAASTGGQIMPPIMGAGAFIMAEITGIPYTEIAIAAIIPSILYFASVYFMVDFEAAKMGMRGMREDELPKLRKLIKQVYLFIPIIILIYALFQGYSVIRAGTLATVSAAVVSWLTPNRMGIRSILRALDIASMMAIQIIVVCAAAGIIVGVISLTGVGARFSVLLLDVAEASQLLALVFAMFISILLGMGMPTTAAYAVAASVVAPGLVKLGIDPLTAHFFVFYFAVVSAITPPVALASYAAAGISGANAMETSVASFRIGIAAFIVPFMFFYNSALLMDGDWFVIARALVTATFGVYLLSGGVLGWFGKVSAPWLVRIMLIVAALLMIEGGLWTDMTGVTLAVISFLIQRQRRQRIAPMAV; via the coding sequence ATGACCACCGAACACTCCCCCAAGGATCCGACTCCGACCGTACTGTCGGACGAAGACCATATTCTTGCCCACGACGTTGACGAGGAGCCGGTTGAAGCCAATCGTCGGCTGTTTGAAGGCTGGTTGCTGAAATTTGTTACTTTGCTGACGATCAGCTATTCATCATTCCATCTTTTCTCGCTGAACATTGCCCCGATGGAAACCTGGAGTTATCGCATTGTTCACGTCGCGGGAGCTCTTGTATTGGGCTTTATACTGTACGCCGGTGCCAGGTTTGCCACCCGGGAAGAGGGTGGCGCACGACACAAGTGGACGACGTGGTTTGGTGGCGTTGCCCTGTTGCCTGCCCTTTATGCGCTCTACCAGACGTTTTCCTTCAGCCAGATCGTCGCCGGTGGCGCCCTGCGTATTCCGCCGGAGCTGGAAACCTGGCATTTTGGCTGGCCTCTGCTGGTGGCTACCGCTGTTGGTATTGTTCTGAGCTGGTTCCACCAGCGTGAGCGCTCGCGGTTCAGCGTGCCCGATCTGGTGCTGATCGTGTGCTCGATTGCCGTCGCGGCCTATTTCCTGGTGGCTTACAACACGAATATGCGTATGAGCACGGGCACCTCGTTTGCGCCCGTGGGCATTTCTTTCGCCGCCGCTGCCGGCACCGCCCTGATCATGGAGCTGACCCGCAGGGTTGCCGGTCTGGCGCTGGTGGTGATTGGCCTGGTGTTCCTGGTGTATGTGTTTGCCGGTCCCTACCTGCCTGGTTTTCTCGGATACCCCGGATTGTCGGTGCAGCGCTTCTTCAGTCAGGTGTATACCGATGCCGGCATTCTTGGGCCCACCACGGCGGTTTCTTCAACTTACATTATCCTGTTCATCGTTTTTGCCGCTTTCCTGCAGGCGTCGAAGGTGGGCGATTACTTTGTGAACTTCGCCTTTGCGACGGCCGGTCGTTCCCGTGGCGGTCCGGCCAAAGTGTCGATCTTCGCTTCGGGTCTGATGGGTATGATCAACGGCACCAGTGCCGGCAACGTGGTTTCTACTGGCTCGCTGACTATCCCGCTGATGAAAAAGGTGGGCTACTCCAAGAAATCAGCCGGTGCGGTCGAGGCTGCTGCGTCGACCGGCGGACAAATCATGCCCCCGATCATGGGCGCGGGCGCCTTCATCATGGCGGAAATCACTGGTATACCCTATACCGAAATTGCCATTGCGGCGATCATTCCCTCGATCCTGTATTTCGCATCGGTCTATTTCATGGTGGATTTCGAAGCAGCGAAAATGGGCATGCGTGGCATGCGCGAGGATGAACTGCCGAAGCTTCGCAAGTTGATCAAGCAGGTCTACCTGTTCATTCCCATCATCATTCTGATCTATGCCCTGTTCCAGGGGTATTCGGTGATTCGCGCCGGTACGCTGGCTACAGTGTCTGCTGCGGTGGTGAGCTGGTTAACGCCCAACAGGATGGGGATACGCTCTATTTTGCGGGCGCTGGATATTGCGTCCATGATGGCGATCCAGATTATCGTGGTGTGTGCCGCAGCCGGTATTATTGTGGGTGTGATTTCACTCACCGGTGTTGGTGCCCGGTTCTCGGTACTGCTGCTGGATGTGGCCGAGGCCAGCCAGCTACTCGCGCTGGTTTTCGCCATGTTCATTTCGATTCTGCTAGGCATGGGGATGCCAACAACCGCAGCTTATGCGGTGGCCGCGTCGGTGGTGGCGCCGGGCCTGGTGAAACTGGGAATTGACCCGCTCACGGCGCACTTCTTTGTATTCTACTTTGCTGTGGTGTCGGCCATCACGCCTCCGGTTGCCCTGGCGTCCTATGCGGCGGCCGGCATTTCCGGGGCCAATGCCATGGAAACGTCGGTAGCTTCGTTCCGGATTGGCATCGCAGCATTTATCGTACCGTTCATGTTCTTCTACAACAGTGCGCTGTTGATGGACGGGGACTGGTTTGTTATCGCCCGCGCCCTGGTCACCGCAACCTTTGGTGTGTATCTGTTGTCTGGCGGCGTGTTGGGCTGGTTCGGCAAGGTCAGCGCGCCCTGGCTGGTTCGTATTATGCTGATTGTCGCGGCGCTGCTGATGATCGAAGGTGGACTGTGGACGGATATGACCGGCGTTACCCTCGCGGTGATCTCGTTCCTGATCCAGCGCCAGCGCAGACAGCGCATTGCGCCCATGGCAGTCTGA
- a CDS encoding sensor histidine kinase, translating into MSYRIGAVLIFCLTLLVSWAVGGWVGYRQVEQESLEESFRYRQLVANELNRYLPIPELMAEHPLLAEALSSPDAARIILQANVEMQRMATIVGSSDVYLLDTTGLTIAASNYLQNDSFVGQSYHFRPYFSDAMETGESAIYFALGSMSGVRGLYFSHPVRNERGNILGVIAVKVLVQELESQWHRPATLREAEMVVLDPAGISFLASKSKWLYRDFNGPESAAPGKASHRRYPNRELRPIDFEVLEKPPGLSAQSGKIRVMEEGVAREYLSIRTPLPRLDWTLQVMVSTRPVLWTRLGFVVAGMVVFFGGLLTWLYLRERYRREAELALRGEQLERSVAERTVDLERSNQQLLEEVRERERTQNELRETQQELIQAAKLAVLGQMSAGLNHEMNQPLTAIQTYARNSRRFLEKGASEMVEANLAEIVSLCDKMAELTRQFKVFARKSEGPPTVVDLRQSVDASLKIIAAQDNSSGIDIRWNRPELPVMCHGDLIRIEQVMVNLLANAVQAVDGTEQQKITIDIDGDNENWRCVVRDSGSGLPGNSEQIFEPFFTTKSVKQGLGLGLSISRQIVDALGGSLTGRNRSDGPGAEFVLTLKKRETTE; encoded by the coding sequence ATGTCCTACCGGATCGGCGCTGTCCTCATATTCTGCCTGACTCTTCTGGTCTCCTGGGCGGTGGGTGGCTGGGTCGGCTACAGACAGGTAGAGCAGGAAAGCCTGGAAGAATCCTTTCGTTACCGTCAGCTCGTGGCCAACGAACTCAATCGCTATCTGCCAATACCCGAGTTGATGGCTGAGCATCCGTTGTTGGCGGAGGCACTGAGTTCGCCTGACGCGGCCCGGATCATCCTGCAGGCCAATGTAGAAATGCAGCGGATGGCGACCATTGTCGGCAGTTCCGATGTATATTTGCTGGATACAACCGGGCTGACCATCGCGGCCAGTAACTATCTGCAGAACGACAGTTTTGTAGGCCAGAGCTACCACTTCCGGCCCTATTTCAGTGATGCCATGGAGACCGGTGAGTCGGCCATCTATTTCGCGCTGGGCTCGATGTCCGGTGTTCGCGGCCTGTATTTCTCCCATCCCGTTCGTAACGAACGTGGCAACATTCTGGGGGTTATTGCAGTCAAGGTGCTGGTGCAGGAGCTTGAGTCCCAGTGGCACCGGCCTGCCACGTTACGGGAAGCCGAGATGGTGGTGCTGGATCCGGCCGGTATCAGCTTTCTGGCCAGCAAGTCCAAGTGGTTGTACCGGGATTTCAATGGCCCGGAATCGGCTGCGCCCGGCAAGGCCTCCCATCGGCGATACCCGAACCGGGAGTTGCGCCCCATCGATTTTGAAGTGCTGGAGAAGCCCCCCGGATTGTCCGCGCAGTCTGGCAAAATCCGGGTGATGGAAGAGGGTGTGGCCCGGGAATATCTGAGTATCAGAACCCCGTTGCCGAGGCTGGATTGGACCCTGCAGGTGATGGTGAGCACTCGGCCCGTGCTCTGGACCCGTCTCGGGTTTGTAGTGGCCGGAATGGTCGTGTTCTTCGGTGGTCTGCTTACCTGGCTGTACCTGCGCGAGAGATATCGCCGTGAAGCGGAACTTGCGCTTCGTGGGGAGCAACTGGAGCGCAGTGTCGCGGAGCGGACAGTGGATCTCGAGCGTTCGAATCAGCAGTTGCTGGAAGAGGTGCGCGAACGTGAGCGCACCCAGAATGAGCTGCGTGAGACCCAGCAGGAGCTGATTCAGGCGGCCAAGCTGGCCGTGCTGGGGCAGATGTCGGCTGGCCTGAACCACGAGATGAACCAGCCGCTGACAGCCATTCAGACATATGCCCGCAATAGCCGGCGCTTCCTCGAAAAGGGCGCATCCGAGATGGTGGAGGCCAACCTCGCTGAGATCGTCAGTCTGTGCGACAAAATGGCCGAGCTTACCCGTCAGTTCAAGGTCTTCGCCCGCAAATCCGAGGGGCCACCCACTGTTGTGGACCTGCGGCAATCAGTAGATGCTTCGCTGAAGATCATCGCAGCCCAGGACAACAGTTCCGGTATTGATATCCGCTGGAACCGCCCGGAGCTTCCGGTAATGTGTCACGGTGACCTGATACGCATCGAGCAGGTGATGGTGAACCTTCTGGCCAATGCGGTTCAGGCTGTAGATGGCACTGAACAGCAGAAGATTACGATTGATATTGATGGGGACAATGAGAACTGGCGGTGTGTCGTGCGAGACAGTGGTTCCGGTTTGCCGGGTAACAGCGAGCAGATTTTTGAGCCCTTTTTTACCACCAAGTCGGTCAAGCAGGGACTTGGTTTGGGCCTTTCAATATCGCGCCAGATCGTGGACGCCCTGGGCGGAAGTCTGACAGGGCGCAACCGGAGTGACGGCCCCGGTGCGGAATTTGTGCTAACTCTGAAGAAGCGGGAGACCACGGAATGA
- a CDS encoding sigma-54-dependent transcriptional regulator, with protein MTDISVIFVDDDPHIRQAIAQTLTLEDMPVACFEDAPSGLEKITPEYDGVVLCDYNMPGMDGIEMLDRVRAVDETIPVIILTGQGDISTAVTAMQRGAYDFIEKPFDEDELLELLRHALEKRNLALENRRLKAQLKQLARPGPRILGNSPSMQKVVATIDPILDISANILLQGETGSGKDAIARYIHENSPRSSHNFVAINCGAVPEHLIESELFGHEAGAFTGADKRRIGKIEYAHKGTLFLDELESMPMALQVKLLRVLEEQRVERLGSNQVQEVDVRIIAATKADLKTLSDEGEFRADLYYRLNVVKVDIPPLRERKEDIPLLFHHFVLIAAARYDRESIPLDASQAAGLMQHSWPGNVRELRNLAERYVLLGPAALKEDDSSATADVAARQTLSEMMDGFERSAIISALNARQGSIKDTMVQLGIARKTLYDKMKKHGLDKSQFKD; from the coding sequence ATGACAGACATATCGGTAATCTTTGTGGATGACGACCCGCACATACGCCAGGCAATCGCCCAGACCCTTACCCTTGAAGACATGCCGGTGGCCTGTTTTGAGGATGCTCCATCCGGCCTGGAGAAAATAACACCCGAGTATGACGGCGTTGTGTTGTGTGACTACAACATGCCGGGTATGGATGGCATCGAGATGCTGGACCGGGTAAGGGCTGTGGATGAGACCATCCCGGTGATCATACTCACGGGGCAGGGCGACATAAGCACGGCGGTGACTGCCATGCAGCGTGGCGCCTATGATTTTATCGAGAAGCCGTTTGATGAGGACGAGCTTCTTGAACTGCTGCGCCACGCCCTGGAGAAACGTAACCTGGCCCTGGAAAACCGTCGCCTGAAAGCTCAGTTGAAGCAGCTGGCACGGCCTGGCCCGCGGATTCTGGGGAATTCTCCGAGCATGCAGAAGGTGGTGGCGACCATTGATCCGATTCTGGATATTTCCGCCAATATTCTGCTGCAGGGGGAGACCGGCTCCGGTAAGGATGCAATTGCACGGTATATCCATGAGAACAGCCCCCGCAGTAGTCACAACTTCGTGGCCATTAACTGTGGCGCGGTGCCGGAGCACCTGATCGAGAGCGAGCTCTTTGGCCACGAGGCCGGCGCCTTTACCGGCGCGGACAAACGCCGCATTGGTAAAATCGAGTATGCCCATAAGGGCACCCTGTTCCTGGATGAACTGGAAAGCATGCCCATGGCGCTTCAGGTGAAGCTGCTGCGGGTACTCGAAGAGCAGCGCGTTGAACGCCTGGGTAGCAATCAGGTGCAGGAAGTGGATGTGCGCATCATTGCTGCCACCAAGGCTGACCTGAAAACACTGAGTGACGAAGGTGAGTTTCGGGCCGACCTGTACTACCGGCTGAACGTGGTGAAGGTGGATATTCCGCCGTTGCGTGAGCGCAAGGAAGATATCCCGCTGCTATTTCACCACTTCGTACTGATCGCAGCGGCCCGGTATGACCGCGAGAGTATTCCACTCGATGCCAGCCAGGCAGCAGGGTTGATGCAGCATTCCTGGCCGGGCAATGTGCGGGAACTGCGCAACCTGGCAGAACGTTACGTGCTGCTGGGGCCAGCGGCACTGAAGGAAGACGACTCGTCCGCCACCGCTGATGTGGCGGCGCGCCAGACCCTGTCGGAAATGATGGACGGGTTTGAGCGTTCGGCGATCATCAGCGCGCTGAATGCCCGCCAGGGCAGCATCAAGGACACCATGGTCCAACTCGGCATCGCCCGTAAAACGCTGTACGACAAGATGAAAAAGCACGGGCTTGATAAGTCGCAGTTCAAGGATTGA
- a CDS encoding porin — protein sequence MLQVVAIAADCLLETLKDQGFENIIENATTQGAPERIYLLGSDDDVTEVGVRFSGKFGGKIDGALGYSVRDIGGVAGDTETMGGSLSWLHGSGINLTGAYSTTSDDNPANPDADFYLAKLGYKIGRHAFDIHYMETEDRAEKGDSAETLGVGYVFTPIKWFETYAGYNNHSLNRSGADFDDVSTVLVGGRLKF from the coding sequence GTGCTGCAGGTGGTCGCGATAGCGGCTGACTGCCTCCTCGAGACGCTCAAAGACCAGGGGTTTGAGAATATAATCGAAAACGCCACCACGCAGGGCGCTCCTGAGAGAATCTACCTCCTTGGCAGCGATGATGATGTGACGGAAGTTGGCGTCAGGTTCTCTGGTAAGTTTGGCGGCAAGATTGACGGTGCGTTGGGGTATTCCGTCAGGGATATTGGTGGTGTAGCTGGAGATACTGAAACAATGGGAGGCTCACTGTCATGGTTGCATGGCAGCGGTATCAACCTCACGGGGGCCTACTCAACCACCAGCGACGATAACCCGGCCAATCCGGATGCCGATTTCTATCTCGCCAAACTGGGCTACAAAATCGGCAGGCACGCCTTCGATATTCACTACATGGAAACGGAAGACCGGGCGGAAAAGGGCGATTCGGCGGAAACCCTCGGGGTAGGTTATGTCTTTACCCCGATCAAATGGTTTGAGACCTATGCCGGGTACAACAACCATTCCCTGAATCGCTCAGGCGCAGACTTTGACGATGTCAGCACTGTGCTGGTAGGGGGCCGCCTCAAGTTCTGA
- a CDS encoding PhoH family protein, which produces MPRAPQARRKMYVLDTNVLIHDPNALLNFEEHDVIIPMTVLEELDSLKSGKQAVAADCRQAIRNIDKLLGDASPGDIEKGVPIVRGKKAEPLGALSILMSTEHHGNHALPEHLNDNKIINTLAALQARHKSRDIILVSKDINMRLKARGFGVEAQDYHNDMLLDDIDLLPKGYKEFANSFWDTIEKVETIQREGITEHILRREGDLAKLTINEFVIDEQGFVGKVSDLSDDQIVIRDLHQHDLMNEEVWGLVPRDIYQAIALNLLLDPDIHLVNLTGSAGSGKTILALAACIEMTVASKIYKRIIATRSTQGLDEDIGFLPGTEAEKMEPWLGAIVDNLEALHEDDENMTASVDYILSKVPLHFKSMNYIRGRSFQHSLIIIDESQNLTPHQIKTIITRAGNGSKVICLGNLAQIDTPYLSALSSGLTYMTERFKSFRHGGHIHLQGVPRSVLAEYAEANL; this is translated from the coding sequence ATGCCAAGAGCACCGCAGGCTCGCAGAAAGATGTATGTCCTCGACACCAACGTCCTCATCCACGACCCGAACGCCCTCCTGAATTTTGAAGAACATGACGTCATTATCCCGATGACGGTCCTTGAAGAACTCGACAGTCTCAAATCCGGCAAGCAGGCGGTCGCCGCAGACTGCCGCCAGGCCATACGCAACATCGACAAGCTGTTGGGAGACGCCAGCCCCGGAGACATCGAGAAAGGCGTTCCCATTGTGCGCGGCAAGAAGGCAGAGCCCCTGGGGGCACTGTCGATACTGATGAGCACTGAGCATCATGGCAATCATGCCCTGCCGGAACACCTCAACGACAACAAAATCATAAACACCCTGGCCGCCCTGCAGGCCCGCCACAAGTCCCGCGATATCATCCTTGTCAGCAAGGACATCAACATGCGCCTGAAAGCCCGGGGCTTCGGTGTGGAGGCCCAGGACTACCACAACGACATGCTGCTGGACGACATCGACCTGTTACCCAAGGGCTACAAGGAGTTCGCCAATTCCTTCTGGGACACCATCGAAAAAGTGGAAACCATCCAGCGGGAGGGCATCACCGAACACATCCTGCGTCGCGAGGGCGACCTGGCCAAGCTGACGATCAACGAGTTCGTGATTGATGAACAGGGTTTCGTGGGTAAGGTGTCTGACCTGAGCGACGATCAGATCGTTATCCGTGACTTGCATCAGCACGATCTGATGAATGAGGAGGTTTGGGGCCTGGTGCCACGGGACATCTACCAGGCCATCGCTCTGAACCTGTTGCTGGATCCGGATATCCACCTGGTGAACCTCACCGGCTCCGCAGGCTCCGGAAAAACCATCCTGGCCCTGGCTGCCTGCATCGAGATGACCGTTGCCAGCAAGATCTACAAACGCATTATCGCTACCCGCAGCACCCAGGGGCTGGACGAGGATATCGGTTTCCTGCCCGGCACCGAGGCCGAGAAAATGGAGCCCTGGCTGGGCGCCATTGTGGACAACCTGGAAGCCCTCCACGAAGACGACGAGAATATGACCGCCAGCGTGGATTACATCCTCAGCAAGGTGCCCCTGCACTTCAAATCCATGAACTACATTCGCGGGCGCAGCTTCCAGCACAGCCTGATCATCATCGACGAGTCCCAGAACCTGACACCACACCAGATCAAGACCATCATCACCCGTGCCGGCAACGGCTCCAAGGTGATCTGTCTGGGCAACCTGGCGCAGATCGACACCCCGTACCTGAGCGCCCTGAGCTCAGGCCTGACCTACATGACCGAACGCTTCAAGAGCTTCCGCCATGGCGGGCATATTCACCTGCAGGGCGTGCCCAGGTCGGTACTGGCGGAATACGCGGAAGCAAACCTCTGA
- a CDS encoding CBS domain-containing protein: MTVLAYEIMTPSIKAVPQSWTMDRLARFLTDNEITGSPVTDETGEIVGIATLKDITEFRWNASRSETDTRMTPEEEQEARRLRMAIFEEMGKVPVEVRDIMTPIVLSVDEQTPVRDIADIMMREHLHRIFITKDEKITGIVTTYDMLKLISDQELTNRCAGNG; encoded by the coding sequence ATGACCGTTCTCGCTTACGAGATCATGACCCCGAGCATCAAGGCCGTACCCCAGTCATGGACGATGGACCGGCTGGCAAGATTCCTCACCGACAACGAGATCACCGGCAGCCCTGTTACCGATGAAACCGGTGAGATCGTCGGTATCGCCACCCTCAAGGACATCACCGAATTCCGCTGGAACGCCAGCCGCTCCGAAACCGATACCCGCATGACGCCGGAAGAGGAACAGGAAGCCAGGCGCCTGCGGATGGCCATTTTCGAGGAAATGGGCAAGGTACCGGTGGAGGTTCGCGATATCATGACCCCCATCGTTTTATCGGTTGACGAGCAAACACCGGTGCGCGACATTGCAGATATAATGATGCGTGAACACCTGCACCGGATTTTCATCACCAAGGATGAAAAAATCACCGGAATCGTAACCACTTATGACATGCTCAAACTGATCTCCGACCAGGAGCTCACCAACCGCTGTGCCGGGAACGGCTGA
- a CDS encoding START domain-containing protein yields the protein MHNLKAPGINRRVWALTTLLMTTIVSAMVSATALAQLPDENTDGWSLRKETDNIRVFTIDQPASSFQAFKAEAVLDVPIENLMAVMVNPKSCVEWVHNCSESYAFGDGSFHDRYAYSVNNMPWPVTDRDYVIRIRTRGDQATGEIVMDLNAIPDGREKESDYVRVDKSDTLYRFIPEGDRTRMIWVQHTNPNGSIPGWLVNTLLVDIPIRSIEQLERVARRDRYQNHELVYDDGKLKDVVPETQ from the coding sequence ATGCATAACCTGAAGGCCCCGGGCATCAACCGTCGGGTTTGGGCGTTGACCACGCTGTTGATGACGACCATTGTGTCCGCCATGGTCTCGGCCACTGCACTGGCGCAGCTGCCGGATGAAAACACCGACGGCTGGAGCCTTCGCAAGGAAACCGACAACATCCGGGTATTCACCATCGACCAGCCCGCTTCCAGCTTCCAGGCCTTCAAGGCCGAGGCGGTTCTCGACGTGCCCATCGAAAATCTCATGGCGGTGATGGTCAACCCGAAGTCCTGCGTGGAATGGGTGCACAACTGCTCTGAATCCTACGCCTTCGGTGACGGCAGCTTCCATGACCGCTACGCCTATTCTGTCAATAACATGCCCTGGCCAGTCACCGACCGGGATTATGTCATTCGCATTCGCACGCGCGGTGATCAGGCCACCGGTGAAATTGTAATGGACCTGAATGCGATCCCCGACGGGCGCGAGAAAGAAAGCGATTACGTCCGGGTCGATAAGTCCGACACCCTCTACCGGTTCATCCCCGAAGGCGACCGGACCCGTATGATCTGGGTACAACACACCAACCCCAACGGGTCGATTCCCGGATGGCTGGTCAATACTCTGCTGGTGGATATACCCATCCGCTCAATTGAGCAACTGGAGCGCGTAGCCCGGCGAGACCGTTATCAAAACCATGAACTGGTCTATGATGATGGAAAACTGAAAGATGTGGTTCCGGAAACCCAATAA
- the minE gene encoding cell division topological specificity factor MinE, translating to MSFFDYFKSKKDNRSASVAKERLQIIVAHERGQREQPDYLPALQKELLEVIRKYVQISDDMVQVEVDRNDSCSVLELNVTLPEH from the coding sequence ATGAGTTTCTTCGACTATTTCAAGAGTAAGAAGGACAACCGCTCTGCCAGTGTTGCCAAGGAACGTCTGCAGATAATCGTTGCCCACGAACGGGGCCAGCGCGAACAGCCCGACTATCTGCCAGCATTGCAGAAAGAGCTGCTTGAGGTCATCCGCAAGTACGTTCAGATCAGCGATGATATGGTTCAGGTGGAAGTCGACCGCAACGACAGCTGTTCAGTGCTGGAACTGAACGTGACCCTGCCGGAGCACTGA
- the minD gene encoding septum site-determining protein MinD — MARIIVVTSGKGGVGKTTTSASISTGLAKRGHKTVVIDFDVGLRNLDLIMNCERRVVYDFVNVIQGEATLNQALIRDKRVDTLYILPASQTREKEALTREGVEKVINELSERFDYIVCDSPAGIEHGALMALYYADEAVVVTNPEVSSVRDSDRILGILQSKSRRAEMGQDPVKEHLLLTRYNPDRVARGEMLSVADVEEILAIPLLGVIPESQIVLNASNQGLPVILEEDSDAGQAYDDAVARLLGEEREHRFMSSQKKGFFSRMFKGG, encoded by the coding sequence TTGGCTAGAATCATTGTCGTTACCTCAGGAAAAGGTGGCGTAGGTAAAACCACAACCAGCGCCTCTATCAGCACCGGGCTGGCAAAACGTGGCCACAAGACCGTGGTCATTGATTTTGACGTGGGCCTGCGCAACCTGGATCTCATCATGAACTGCGAACGCAGGGTGGTGTACGACTTCGTGAACGTGATCCAGGGCGAAGCCACGCTGAACCAGGCCCTGATCCGGGACAAACGGGTTGATACCCTCTACATCCTCCCTGCATCCCAGACCCGGGAGAAGGAGGCGCTGACCAGAGAGGGTGTCGAGAAGGTCATCAACGAGCTGTCCGAGCGCTTCGATTATATTGTCTGCGACTCCCCTGCCGGCATCGAGCACGGCGCGCTGATGGCCCTGTACTACGCTGACGAAGCGGTAGTGGTCACCAACCCGGAAGTGTCTTCGGTGCGGGACTCCGACCGGATTCTGGGCATTCTGCAGAGCAAGTCCCGTCGCGCCGAAATGGGACAGGATCCGGTCAAGGAACACCTGCTACTGACCCGCTATAACCCGGACCGGGTGGCCAGGGGCGAAATGCTGTCGGTGGCAGACGTGGAAGAAATCCTCGCTATCCCCCTGCTGGGCGTGATTCCTGAATCACAGATTGTACTGAACGCCTCCAACCAGGGGCTTCCGGTGATTCTTGAGGAAGACAGCGACGCCGGGCAGGCCTATGATGATGCTGTTGCCCGTCTGTTGGGTGAGGAGCGTGAGCACCGGTTTATGTCATCCCAGAAAAAGGGTTTCTTCTCACGGATGTTCAAGGGGGGCTGA
- the minC gene encoding septum site-determining protein MinC, translating into MSETAVSGVKQCFQLKSASVSMTALELYFFDDEEFESTLRDKISQAPGFFKDIPLIVSLEKYEGLSSELDFFKIIGTCRRHNIHVIGVRGGNDDQRRLARGASLALLPGGNQRDREIDTGPDTETTEAIDSPTPPRVENHGEPAPARIINQPVRSGQQVYAPDGDLIILAPVQAGAEVLAAGNIHVYGPLRGRALAGIHGAEHARVFCQSLEAELVSIAGHYKISEDLQDNGWKTAVQIQLREDLLVVTPLEKA; encoded by the coding sequence ATGAGCGAGACCGCCGTATCCGGGGTAAAACAATGTTTCCAGCTCAAGAGTGCCAGCGTGTCCATGACGGCACTGGAGCTGTATTTCTTCGACGACGAGGAATTCGAAAGCACTCTGCGGGACAAAATCAGCCAGGCCCCGGGCTTTTTCAAGGATATTCCGCTGATCGTCAGCCTCGAGAAGTATGAGGGCCTGAGCAGCGAACTGGATTTTTTCAAGATTATCGGAACCTGCCGCCGTCACAATATTCATGTGATCGGCGTGCGCGGCGGCAACGACGACCAGCGTCGACTGGCGCGGGGCGCATCCCTGGCGCTGCTTCCTGGCGGCAACCAGAGAGACCGCGAAATCGACACCGGGCCGGACACTGAGACCACGGAGGCCATCGATAGCCCGACACCGCCACGAGTGGAAAACCATGGCGAACCCGCGCCCGCCAGAATCATCAACCAGCCGGTGCGCTCTGGCCAGCAGGTATACGCCCCGGACGGTGACCTGATCATTCTTGCGCCAGTACAGGCCGGCGCTGAAGTGCTGGCAGCGGGCAACATCCATGTGTACGGACCACTACGCGGCCGGGCCCTCGCAGGCATTCATGGTGCCGAGCACGCGCGGGTATTCTGTCAGTCTCTTGAAGCAGAGCTTGTGTCCATCGCCGGACACTATAAAATCTCCGAAGATCTTCAGGACAACGGCTGGAAAACCGCCGTCCAGATCCAGCTCAGGGAAGACCTGCTGGTGGTAACGCCACTGGAAAAGGCCTGA